In Mangifera indica cultivar Alphonso chromosome 1, CATAS_Mindica_2.1, whole genome shotgun sequence, a single genomic region encodes these proteins:
- the LOC123215086 gene encoding integrator complex subunit 6 homolog, producing MMSSSRNLTAGMQLQSHHRGQRFFTVGLSSKDVSDENQLDLFSKTRRTLSIASSDDSSDGVSVKLGRVSVGSAKLTRSGIDDLLSSNEGGKHDYDWLLTPPGTPLIPLSDGSESQPVQVAPRSSSLARSVSTTKASRLLVSESNHSTRPARSSSVTRTSVSSSQRSTYTSNRGPSILNTSSASVSSYTRPASPSTRAASRPSTPSSRSTTSRSSTPSRNRPSPTNFSVDRTRPIQNSRPSAPSSRPQIPANLNSTASQSNSRPLTPTRQNPVSSITPAVSPSTSVGRVMSNGRTSGPASRTNSPSPRVRPPQQPVVPPDFPLDTLSNLRTTLPPDRSVSAGRSRPVSVTVKGNPEAAGSANMPRRHSSPIVSRGRLIDSPGKNHTLANGHAEMPNSQRHVSELLMRKPAKPSTIIPESTEFGRTISKKSLDMAIRHMDIRNGSGSIRQLSGTTLFPQSIRSATSKTHSAQALESVNMNGGLQNGGISERGNSISRSGENGNGSGANVGRYSTKLSDVGIYESTRYDALLFKEDLKNTNWLHSIDDKSDQGLIFDNGFDPLPEPFSLL from the exons ATGATGAGCAGCTCGAGGAACCTTACGGCGGGAATGCAGTTACAGAGCCACCACCGTGGCCAAAGGTTTTTTACCGTTGGATTGTCTTCGAAGGACGTGTCAGACGAGAACCAGCTTGACCTTTTCTCCAAGACTCGTCGTACTCTCTCCATTGCGTCCTCCGATGATTCTTCTGATGGTG TTTCGGTGAAGTTGGGGAGAGTGTCAGTTGGATCAGCGAAATTGACGAGGAGTGGGATTGACGATCTGTTGTCGTCTAATGAAGGAGGAAAGCACGATTATGACTG GCTTCTTACTCCTCCTGGTACTCCTCTTATTCCTTTATCCGATGGAAGTGAATCTCAGCCGGTCCAAGTTGCTCCTAGAAGCAGTTCCTTGGCTAGATCTGTTTCTACTACAAAGGCTTCAAGG CTATTGGTATCGGAAAGTAACCATTCCACAAGACCAGCTAGAAGCAGTTCAGTGACCCGCACTTCGGTTTCCTCTTCACAACGTAGTACTTATACTTCTAATAGAGGACCTTCAATCCTCAATACTAGCTCAGCTTCAGTCTCATCTTACACTAGACCAGCCTCTCCGAGTACACGTGCTGCATCAAGACCTTCCACACCATCTTCCCGTTCAACCACATCCAGATCTTCAACTCCTTCTAGAAACCGTCCTTCTCCCACCAACTTTTCTGTAGACAGGACCAGACCAATCCAAAATTCAAGGCCATCAGCTCCAAGTTCTAGGCCTCAAATCCCTGCAAACTTGAATTCCACAGCATCCCAATCAAACTCCCGTCCATTAACTCCCACTCGTCAGAATCCAGTTTCTTCCATAACTCCAGCAGTGAGTCCATCCACTTCAGTCGGCCGTGTTATGTCAAATGGGCGTACTTCTGGACCAGCATCTCGAACAAACTCCCCAAGCCCCCGAGTTCGGCCCCCACAACAGCCAGTTGTTCCTCCTGATTTTCCTCTTGACACACTGTCAAACCTTAGAACAACTTTGCCACCAGACAGGTCAGTGTCTGCAGGTAGGTCCAGGCCAGTATCTGTAACTGTAAAGGGGAACCCAGAAGCTGCTGGCTCTGCAAATATGCCAAGAAGACATTCATCACCCATTGTGTCAAGGGGAAGACTCATAGACTCCCCTGGAAAGAATCATACTCTTGCCAACGGGCATGCTGAGATGCCGAACTCTCAAAGACATGTCTCAGAGTTGTTGATGCGGAAACCTGCGAAGCCCTCAACTATTATTCCAGAGAGCACTGAATTTGGGAGGACAATATCCAAAAAATCACTGGACATGGCCATTAGGCATATG GATATAAGAAATGGTTCAGGGAGCATCCGTCAACTTTCAGGCACTACCCTTTTCCCACAGAGTATTCGGTCTGCCACTTCTAAAACCCATTCTGCTCAAGCTCTGGAATCTGTAAACATGAATGGAGGCCTCCAAAATGGGGGTATTTCAGAGAGAGGAAACAGCATCAGCAGAAGCGGTGAAAATGGAAATGGAAGTGGTGCAAATGTTGGACGATACTCCACAAAGTTGAGTGATGTAGGCATCTATGAGAGCACCCGTTATGATGCATTACTATTTAAAGAGGATTTGAAGAACACAAATTGGTTGCATAGTATCGATGATAAATCCGATCAAGGACTGATTTTTGATAATGGATTCGATCCACTGCCAGAGCCCTTCAGCCTGTTGTAG